The Epinephelus lanceolatus isolate andai-2023 chromosome 10, ASM4190304v1, whole genome shotgun sequence genomic sequence aggacgcggcgacgcggccctgccacggcagctgcccgtggacaaacaaatcagtctccagcgtgccactgtccagcaacctcgaatctgtaggggaggggggggcggacacgactcgcggcagtattttgaatttgagtgcagtaactgttttggccacattcttacatacagcgcctttaattaATTCCACTAAAGTCAACGTGTGTTCTAGACTGTGTCTCCTTTGTTTTGCCGAatacattttggaaaaaaataattaacagtGTAAAGAATTACACAAACATTCAGTCATACTTCAACTTAAGGAACCccaaaatctgaaaatatatgttttcctcttacctgaagTGCTACTGATCAATCTAGATtgtgtttggtgtgagttacagaGTGTTGGAGAGACAGCTGCCTTCActccaatataatggagctagatggcactcagcttgtggagctcaaagtgccaaaatgcatgcatttctcttcattatattggagagaaggcagacatctctacagccgatatctccatcactcacaccaaaacaatctagattgataaacagcactacaggtaaaaagtattttgtttttggggtgaactgtcactttaagGAGGGAGAACGAAATGGACAAATATTTTTGTGCACAATAGTAttggatgaaaaaaaatatatacattgtAATGTTATGTATACCGTGAAATAACTATCATGACTAATAACTGCCTTTCTTTCACAGATGTTGGTGGCTCATTCTGTCCATGGATGACTCTGATACAATGAACATTTGAGCAATAACATTCACAACCACTTCTGTGTGTCTCAAGATTAAaatgtttggttgttttttgatTCAGCAattaaattatgaaaaaaaaggttaaaatcaGTCGTGTCAAATATTTGTAATGTCTGCAAACTTATTCTATTTCCACGCCCCAGTATCTTGATCCTGCTTGGATCTTCGTCAGGTAAAAATTGATGAAGATTTTGACCTGACGAAGATCCAAGTAGGATCGAAACTTTGGGTGCGTTCTAAATCACATGCTTTTTCGTTCTACTTTTAGTAGGttctgcagctgcccttaaaaagtaaaACTGTTGCATGCCCaatgcacacaatcaggacacactactgtctcataacattacaccctgaactttgactcTCTTGCTTTTATACGCATAACcttagagataaaaaaaaaatgccacttACTGAGTTCGCCAGATCAACCCGGaaagctctgctgttgttactttgcaatgtatgaagtttaactttaaagttataacaCGGATTGTAGatttgtgacagtgaaatcACATCTGCACttttctgtcattgttatttttatagttatgtccttatgttttttgtaatatttatgattattttgttcacttaaacaatcaaTATTCCCATTATTACTGTTTGACCCGTCATCAGTCACTTGAATGCACTGTCATCCATCATTGCGACTTCTGACAGCcgtcaatcagctgtcaatagaacatcctggtatttttggcacactGCATTTCTCCTACTATCTATTGggatactaaatctttttctggcatatgtatagtatggtagtatgggtactgGAACGCACAGATTGTCTTCATTAAACTTGTGAGGCATGGAGTATGTGTTTTCTCTTATCAAACAATGAATTCAGGCTGATAAGAACTACTTGAAGTGAGCTAAAAATACTTTGCATGACGGCaaacctcaaacacagcagtCAGGTACAGGTATATTAACTGTGCCACCCCACCATAAAACGACTCAATTTTATCTTTAATAAACCCCACTGCACAGTGTTGTACCATTAGGTCTTTGTAGGCCTTCCATGTGCTTTACAGCGCTCATTATATCCACTTGAATTGCTGTCATTATTTATGATGTATGATGAGGAAATACTCGTTCTTCTGTGGCTGAGctcaaaagaaaaatcaaaatcacTCATTAAAGCCCGCTGACAGTCGCGAGGTAAAACTGGAAGACCGTTGATGATTCAAAAGACACCTATGGCATATTCTTTAGAGCTATTTGACAAATTCAGATGTTTAAATGATAGTCTTACTATGAAAACGAATCTCCTTTGTAAAGAAATAGGATATGAATTCTGTCTGAACTACattaaacaaagacagagaaagagaaacgtCCAGCAAACAAACAGATGGTCTATTGTCCTCCATTAAATACTGTTGATATTGTTATTAATAATGCAGTAATTATAAAATAACAGTAACAGCAAATCTGTCTGTATTCCAAAATGTGCTTAAATGAATTTGTATGGCCTTTAAATAAGAAATATTAAATACGTTTCTTTTTTGTTGGCAGTCTTTCTCTGAATTTTCCAATGTTTATTCCACCTGCACTGTGGGAGGACGTGTTGTGTAAGCCCACAAGTATATTTTGCATAAAAGAACCAACTCCTCACTGAATGGGTATTTGCTTTTGTTACACTTCAGAGACATACAGTACACTTAcaaaatatccatccatcccatcCTCTGGTTGGTTAAAAGCTGCAGAACCACTGAGGTTTACAGTAAATGGACACTCCTTGGTGTGGACCGATGTGGACCAGGGCAAAACAAGGTGTGGCCAGGGCTGTGAGGTGGTGCTTGGTGATGGTAGGGGTAAGCATTTACATCATGCGAACAGAAGGCTTGGGGGAAGTAGAGCAAATATTTGCTGATCAAAAGGCGACTGTGACTATACAGTATCGCCAGATTTGAATTTATCCCAGCCAGGGTGAGGGCCATTTAGCCAGCAAGGAAGAATCAAACCAAAAAGAAACTGAAGAGTGAAATGGGGTCTCCAGTTGTGTTTGTTCTGATCCTGGTTTCGACAACCTTTACAGCAGGTAAGTCTGAATTTTTATCACATTGATTCAGTTCAGATGAGAGCCAGTTTATAAATCTTaatgataattttttttttaaacctgctACTTGCTTTGACTGGTGTGCAGATTATAACTACATTTAAGGGTGACTGAATCTGTTCCTTGCTTTCTGTTTCTAGCTGCAACTAATCAGATGATATATCCCTCTGAGGACCCGTTACCGGTGGGCAGTACAGTCACACTTTTCAGCCGGAACACTGTCACTACAGGTGCATGGCTGTTCGACAACGACATCATCGTGATCATATTCCCAGGAGATGAAATCATAAGTGACAATTGGAGTGACAGGGTTACATTCAATTCAACCTCTTCATCGTTGACTATAAGGTCACTACAGCTCGAAGACTCTGGAGTATACACGTTACAAGCAGTGAATTCTTTTCGTGCTCAGTTAACACTGTCAGTCCAAGGTAAGGATCCTTCCTCACATTCTACTAATGCTTACTAATCGATCAGGCACGCATAACCCCTCCATTATTGTGTTGAAAAACCTGATatcatataaagaaaaaaacaccaacgAGTGAGTATTTGCACACTCCAATGTCTACTTCTGTGTTTGACAAGTTTTGATTTGCAAGACAAAGAATAAAGCAGTGTGGGAGTGTGTGACTGTTACAGTCACCTTGCCTTTGGCAACAGCTAGCAGAGCAAGTCAGCTTTACTTGAGTCCTAAGTTGGTTTCAGTCTTCATATTAAATATTTCacgaaaaataaaaaaaacttcagaCTTCTCATTTTGTATAAATTTCATCACCAGACGTGCATGAACACATATTGATACATAATGGAGCTGGTCCAATTACTGTATTAGTCCAAATCTAGTCTCTTACACAATGGTGTATGTATGGtacatacatatgtatgtatgtatggttTGAAATAAGACTACATCTACCGCAGGGATACTCAGCTTGCTTTTTCTGGGGGGCACTTTTGCAAAACGAGAGGAGGTCAGAGGCTAGTTGCAGCAATGTggcacaggtcaggtgtacacAGGATTTGAGGATATTTGGGGCTCAGCCCAGACCTATGTAGGGGGGTTCAGGGGATCCTCCTCTTGCactttttttgataaacaagctctgttttgaagcattttaatCCACTGTGACACCTTATTAACGTTAtaagaacaaaacaacaaaatccaAGTGAATTTATTTTCATGGTGAATTAGAAAAAGTTTGAGGAGCCACCTGGCACTCTGTTGTGGGCCTGCGGGctgtaagttgagtatcactgatTCAGCTTACGATGaatgttctcatgcactgttcgtacATATACTTAtgaaagtaatgcaccagaatttgtATGTAACTGGCATGACCatgaaggctgcgatcacgtgatAAATGAGCTGACGAGAGtaaagataaatataaatatatagttTAAAAAGGGAAAGTCTGCATAAAGAGTTAGGATGGAGTCTTGGATGGGTCAAACGAACACACGACTTCCCCCGTGGgaaaaccaagtgaactttgagttattttaaggtgtGTCACCGCCactatgttttttttacctaaacctaacccaggTAATTTTACTTTTCTAACCCCAACCTAAGTAACTACATTTCCAAATTGAACCCACgcaactttactttcctaaatctGACCGATGtcactttacgttaagtatgtcACGTGACAATGCCCCACCATGAttctttttctaaatctaacccaCGCCACTTTACTTTTTCAAATCTAACCTACGTAACattactttcctaaacccaacttaAATTGCTTAACTTTCCCAAACCtatacgtaactttactttcttaaacctaacctatgtaactttactgtcTCAAACTTAACctaagtaactttactttcttaaaGCTAACCCAtgcaactttactttcctaaacccaacctacaTACCTTAACTTGTCCAAACCtatacgtaactttactttcttaaaCCTAGCCCACATAATTTTACTGTCTTAAacccgggtccatgtcattggtccgacagcccattggtccgacatcccattagtccgacggtccgcggtgctgaatggctcccggcgggcatatttctaccttgatggtgcgctgcgaccggctcagctgggaaaggcttgaggcgaagcaggctcacagcttatgtgtttgtcactttctttttcattttaacccacaccatgatctaaCCCTTCCtcaccctaaccaagtggtttttgtgcctaaccctaaccagaccttaaccacagggcatcatgatgatttcggaacggacctcggaacaatgggtttaatatggttggaacaatgggctgtcggaccaatgggcaatTCCCCTTAAACCCAATTTCCCTTAACTTTCCCAGATCTAGCCTACGTAACTATACTGTTCTAActctaacctacgtaactttatatCAAATACGTAATGTGATGATGCCCAACCATGattattttttctaaacctaaccaaacgtAATTTATGTAACTACATAATGCAACAACACCCAACtgtgattcttttcctaaacctaacctacattgCTTTACATTGCATCCCTAACCTACACAACTTTACTTTCCcaaatctaacctacataactttactttcccaaatctaacctacacaactttactttcccaaatctaacctacataactttactttcccaaatctaacctacacaactttactttcccaaatctaacctacataacttaacGTTAAGTACAATACTTGACAACaaccaaccatgattcttttcctaaacctaaccttaacAGTGAAGAGGCTAATTCACTGGACACGAAACTGTTTGATATCAACcgttgtatgtgcattttcataagatatccattgtatgaggatatgttggaATGGGAATCTCATTAGTTTTGATCATATTTAgctataaaacaaaatatttaaccCGACAATGGCACTAGATACAATGGTAAGGTATCAAAGTGATAACAATTTATCCTCAGGAAGACATGAATATTTCTGCCAAGTTTattggcaatccatccaatagtaaTAATTTCAGTCTGGGCCAAAGTGGTACACTCACTAACCATCAGAACAACAGGTAAATATTGCCATCCAATTTAGGCTTGAATCAGACTTCAGCTCATTATACAAGTCCCGTTTCTATGTCTGCCTGCTATTGAGAGAAGACACAACATTGCTTGTCCACTGCAGTTCCACGTTTCCACAAGACttgacaattttttttcccctttttctgCAGTGCCTATTTCAGGTGTGACTCTGAGGGCAAATGCAATCAACCTGGTGGAGTTCAATGACACAGCAGTTCTTACGTGCTCTGTGCTCAACGGCTCGTCCCTGTCTTATGTTTGGCTGAAAGGCAACTCTGAGGTCACAGACGGTGGGGGAGTACAGTTCAGCAATGGAAATGCCACTCTCACCATGGTCGGGGTGACCCGCTATGATGAGGGGCCATTCAGGTGCAATGTGTCCAATGGTTTAGGCCATGAAATCAGTCTCCCTGTGCGTCTGAACATCAGCTGTGAGTTACCTACTGTATATTGGCctactgtatgtattttaaaaactcTAATAACTGAATATCAACCCGTAAAACAATTTTCCTCTTGTTGCTTCATCAGATGGTCCATATAACACATCAATGACGATCATGCCGATGAGGTCCACGTACAAAACAGGGTCTAACATCACACTGTCATGCTCAGCGGAGTCCAGCCCTCAAGCGATGTTCCAGTGGATGTTTAATTGGATGTACCTGAATAAGTCTGGTCCGCTGCTTCAACTAGAGAGGGTTACAGTGAGCGACTCCGGAACTTACAAGTGCATAATTCACAACACAGTGACGGCCAGGTTTAGCAGCGAAAGTGCAATGATCAGGATTGTGGGTAAGGTTGGATTTGTCGTTTTTTCGAGGGTCCCTTATGTGTATTTGATTTTGTTTCTCTCAGCAAAGGCACTTAGAATATTCTTCAGCAGACAAGTATTTTCCTTCAACTTATTATTATGACGTTAGTGTCAATTGCACAGTGTAATGGCTATAGAATAAATGACACCATCTGcatttacactgaacaaaaatataaacgcaacacctttgtttttgctcccatttttcatgagctgaactcaaagatctaaaacattttctatatacacaaaagaccatttctcacaaatattgttcacaaatctgtctaaatctgtgttagtgagcacttctcctttgccgagataatccatcccacctcacaggtgtggcatatcaagatgctgattagataGCAtaattattgcacaggtgtgccttaggctggccacaataaaagaccactctgaaatgttcagttttatcacacatcacaatgccacagatgtcgcaagttttgagggagctgcaggaatgtccaccggagctgttgcccgtgaactgaatgttcatttctctaccataagccatctccaaaggcgtttcagacaatttggcagtacatccaaccagcctcacaaccgcagaccacgtgtaaccacaccagcccaggacctccacatccagcatgttcacctccaagatcgtctgagaccagccacccagacagctgctgcaacaatcggtttgcataaccaaagaatttctgcacaaactgtcagaaactgtctcagggaagctcatccgcatgctcgtcgtcctcaaaactgcacattccagagtggccttttattgtggccagcctaaggcacacctgtgcaatattcatgctgtctaatcagcatcttgatatgccacacctgtgaggtgggatggattatctcggcaaaggagaagtgctcactaacacagatttagacagatttgtgaacaatatttgtgagaaatggtcttttgtgtatatagaaaatgttttagatctttgagttcagctcatgaaaaatgggagcaaaaacaaaagtgttgcatttatatttttgttcagtgtagattGGTTCTCTATAAGCCTCGTTTTCATTAAGCAGTTCTGTCTGCTACCAGGTACCATCTGacaggaaaatgaaggcttAATTTACGTCACTAAATGCATCAACTGTTGCACAATCAAAACAGGAAGAAGATAGATAGTTACCAGTGTATCAATGTAAGTAATTTGCAGTTGCTATCCCCTGTAGCAGAAATGGCGAATGGTTGAACAAACGGTGTTAGTGACTCggctctgaggaaaacagaCAGTGACCTGCTTCtttgtgacagcagcagcaacaataaTACTACTttgaaatagtttgacattttggcttaactgattttatttatttttttgccaagAATTAGATTAGAGATTCAATCCCACTCTCACACCAGTTTTTTTGAATATAAACCTGGAGCTGCAGCTGGTTAACTGAGGGGGAGAGAGCTAGCaaacagctagcttggctctgtccaaagataACAAAATCTACCTAACAGCAGGTAGGGCTGTGTGCCAGATTTTTCTTGGCTGTGACTTCCTGACATCCTGTTGTCACCATGTTGCCAGGCAATCAGCTGAGATGTTTTTACACTTCGGTTTTTGTGTGTAGTCTAataaacaaatgagacaaagcgtaacagagtgttcacatgtggctctttaacccctctccagtggctccttcTGGctgtaaaaaaattaaatcacatGGAAATGAAACACGTTTTAATTAttacaacattttaatttttatctaTTATTGTTAGGCCTAATGAAATTCCTACACACACTCTTAtatgaagaataaaaaaaaagtttttaacattttgtcaacTACAACTATGGCCTGGCACCTTTCTAAtaaatgctgctgatgtcatATCTAAATGAACTTCAGGAGTGGTGGCTAGTCTTGAGTCTTCCAAGCAAGGCTGGCTATGGACTCCAAAtccaaaaatgtaaaagtctGGGAGGAAAATAGAGACATTAATAATGAGTGGAGGgattcatttgctttcaccaccaaattTTACTGCTCATTTAGGCATATTAGTAATGTTGATTgtgggtgctttcacacctgccctttTGCTTTGGTTCagtcgaactcaagtttgtttgcaaaattagtccctgattcggatcAAAGCAATTTCAAACGGTACTTTCCAACAGCGCTCTGAATTCACGAACAGTCCACTTTGTGCTAGAATGCACTCTGGCactcaaaatatttccacacacaTCCATAATGTGGTAACTGGTGAGCTTTTGAGGTGCTGGcttacatattttgttattttcattgcGAGCCAGACTAACTGTGCCCCACTGTTTCCGGTCTCTATGCTGAGCTAAGCTAATCGGCTACTGGTGGTTGCCATATACAGTACTTAGCGGACAGActtgagagtggtatcaatcttctcatctaactcccaGTGAGAACGTTAATAAATGTCAGAcaattttttcaaaatattcagtGGCGTATGTCATACCCACTGAACCCACGTACATGTGTGAATTCAAATTACTCAAttactttcttcttcttctgtagagCCAATAGTAGCAGTTGCGGTGAGCCACACGGGTAGACTACCAATCCTTCATTACCAGTTCATTCTGGACTGTGAAGTGACTGGAACTGTTGCCAGCATTTGGTGGTGGAAGAATGGTGAACCTATCACTGCTGACAATACAACATTAATTGACCAGGACAACAGGACACTGACTCTCAACCCAGTCCAACTTTCAGATACTGGAGATTATCAGTGTCAGGCTTTAAATGCTGTGAGCAACATGACCAGCAGCCCCTACACCGTTAGAGTGAACTGTAAGTATCTTAATCTCTTTTTCTCCCTTATGTCGATACACGCAAAGAGCAGAAACATTGAGAAATTTAACCTTCTTATTAATTGTTTGACATGAAAAGATGGCCCAATGAAACCAGTGATTGTGGGGCCATCCATGGCTCTGATGGGAACACTGCAAACCCTCAACTGCTCAAGCGCTTCTTATCCTCCCAGCCACATCAGCTGGCACTTCAACAATACCCAGCTGGCTACCACCTCAGAGTTAACGATTGGGCCGCTAACCCTTAATATGAGCGGGATATACACCTGCATGGCCGTCAACAACATCACCTCCAACAACAGCACTGCCTACATGATGCTCTCTGTTTTGAGTAAGTTACTgcatagtttgacattttaggcaagcaaacatttagcttagcttagacTGAAAGGCGGAGGAAATGGCTAACCTGGCTCTATCCAAAAGTAGAATAAAACATCCACCTGCACTGACAAAATCACAAATTGAGTCTGAGAGGTGCTCGTAGGCTGATTTTCTTACCTTTGGATAGAGCAAGACTGactgttttcctctgtttccacactttatgctaagctaagctaagctaaaagAAAAAAGCCTCCTGGCTGTAGATTTATACTCAGCAGTCATGAGAGTGGTATGAATGCGGACATCAAATAAAGCAAATATTcccaaaatatttatttagtctgcctcaaaaacataaaaaaaaattgcaaaaccAGTAAGCCAGTGCATCATATATGTTTTGGAGTTTTGCCACCATCCTTTTATTCTCCGCAGCTCCAGTGACCATGGCGTTAGTAAAGATTGTCAGAGCTCAGCCAATCCAGAACCACACTTTGACTCTGACCTGTGAGACAGCTGGAAGTGTGGACCGGATCATCTGGATGTATAATTCATCCCCACTGTATCCTGACAGCACAAGACACTTCTCAATGGATAACGCCACCCTCACCTTCAATCCTGTCATGAAATCTGACGATGGGAACTATCAGTGCGTAGCTTCCAACCCGTTCAGCAGATTATCCAGTCAAAACTTCACACTGGAGGTTTTTTGTAAGTACTCACCATGACATCTTACCCTGAGGACTTTTTCAATCTGccaaaataatacattaattaacattaacattaatacAGCAGTTTATAAAAAGAAATTCTAAAAAACATAGGAAATCGGTAACTATAAAGGAATTAGATGACACATTCGTGAATGTAACCACCAGTGGTGTAAGAAGTACTGaaattttacttaagtaaaagtagcaataccacagtgtGAAAATACTTTGTCACAAGTGAAAGCCTCTTTTTCAAAAGTATAAGCCAGGGGCCAGCTACCTTTAtcatcaaaagagccatttttgaccaaaaataatcaaaaaaatctgtgtggctCCTGAGACGCAGGTTGCCCAACCCTGGTATAGGCATTGAAATATTCTTataagtaccaaaagtaaaagtattcattATGTAGAATGGCACATTTCAGAATGATATTATTAGACTAATTACTGATGCATTTATGCCTCTTGTCTTTAAGATGCTTAAGCAAAAACCATGCAGTTGTTTgcaaaaatgtgttgtttttgcccactgtattcaaatatttaTGCATTCTGGCATCCCTAAATGGTCTTGAAATTGCATatgactggaaagctgagactATTTTGGATTTAATGAGCCCAAATCTATTAATGTGCGATGACATTAGCCCCCATAATAGCCATTTCATTGTAatgagacctttttttttttttttttaatggatgaCACTGTATGAAATGACCTATTGTAACTTTGAGGATAATACAGCCTCATGAAACTCTACAACCACAAACTATAGAGCTCGGACATTCAGGGGATGTATGGCCTGCATAGGTATAATGACAATTTGAGGGTTTCTCAGCAGTTTCCACAATAGAAGTGCTCACCATCAAATTGCTGATACATGCAAGTCTAACAGAAATCTTCAAATGTGAAAAGTTTTTGATACCAAATTACTTCTTATGGTGCTCtctaaatgttttaatttggtATTTTGGAGGGATTTTGACTATTTCTATCAATTCTTGAGTGGTcaaaaatgcttaaatttagcacaaaacTGTGTAACTGATGGTATCAACCCCAAAATTCCTTAAAAAATGTACACACCTAACTGAACATGTCATCATAATTTACTGGTTGATTATATTTTACATCTGCAGAGTAACTAGTAAACTAAAGCATTTCAATAAATGTAGagaagtaaaaatgtaaagttcTTGACTCTGaattgtagtggagtagaagtatgaaGTAGCTTAAATACAGGACTTGTGTAAATGTATCTGATGACCACACACTTAGTAGAATAATCAAAAAAATATCAACTGAAATGAACTCAACATTCAATCGTTGGTGTCAGTATATCCAAAGGTGGACTTCTCCATTCATGTACACGTCTGTGttgtataaatgttttcagtgaaGGTGATCTAAAGTAATATCTGTGTGTTTAGATGGACCACAGATGCCAACTATCATGGGTCCAAATGTGGTAAAGACAGGAGACAACGTCACACTCAGCTGCTACGCATCATCAAACCCTCCCAGCTCCTACAAATGGTTTTTCAATGATACTCTGATGGCCAATACGTCTGAGTATACCACACCTCCTGTTACCAAAGACATGAGTGGGATGTACACCTGCGTGGCCTACAACAACATCACCCATAAAACCAGCACTGCATACACAAAGCTCACTGTTTTTGGTGAGACTTGGATTGCAATTTCAATGTTTCTGTAAGAACGTATGTGGCCAGGAGAGCACTAAAAACTGTCGTGTACTTTCTGCTTTGTTTCCAGATGGATTTGAACATGTGCAAGTAGAACCACCCATGGATCCTGCCATAGAAGGTGACTTTTATCAGCTAACATGCAATGTGACTGGACCTGTTGGGCATGTTTACTGGATGAAAAATGGTGAGCCACTGCATGAAGACAACAGAACTGTTTTCCACATGGAAAACAAGATGGTCACCTTCAACCCAGTGGAACAAAATGACACTGGAGACTACCAGTGTGTGGCTACCAATGCGGTTTGGAACATGACCAGCCCTCCATACAGGCTCCTTGTGAACTGTAAGTAACTTTTAAAGGTCAAATGTAAAAGATtttgggggatttagtggcatctagtggtgaggattgcagactgcagccagctgaaacttcaccttgttagaattccttcagtgttcactgtccagattgtttttactgggagctgaattaactgcagaggtctcctcctctccaaagtaacggaccaggtgattaaaacgcTGGGCCTGGGCCTAtttgcccagcacctgctaatgtgtgctcacctactttctctgataactgaatgtgtgctcactttgtttctgatccagacgttcaggaggttttcaccttGAACTAAATTGTCCACAGACGTCTCCTaccctccaaaacaaacagacccggtgatttaaaccagtaaaaccactgaataaagcagtttcacgttacaaatcagtgattCTCCAACACTCTTTGGCATGTCGAAGGCGGGCCTCTTACCTAGCACCTGCTTATCTCAAGATCTAGtcgtttaggaggtttttagcatAAATtgatttatctgcagaggtctcttcctccctaA encodes the following:
- the LOC117266091 gene encoding hemicentin-2; this translates as MEKKSKGTLAVVLWALTQGVLASAVEVQPSINPAVVGDSVTLSLSPSAALNSGSWAVGESLILTWLGDQQAVFPSHSGRASVNVLTGALTLSSVTVADTGVYTVQSNDPQLSASASFTVLELISNVTLRMNQTDLIEFNSSPVIECSVSSGSFLSFLWLNGSSEVTASDRVQLTDGNSTLTIVNVTRYDQGPFRCHVVNAVSNGTSDAVNFTISYGPDNMALTVNGQNTTSFPAGSNLTMLCSAQSNPPAQLQWAVGGELVNTTGPLLELFSVSEDQSGAYSCLAFNNHTNINSSITANILIGEFPLSGSEQQAVNVWLLPLLLLVGFLFSVSARKNQTKKKLKSEMGSPVVFVLILVSTTFTAAATNQMIYPSEDPLPVGSTVTLFSRNTVTTGAWLFDNDIIVIIFPGDEIISDNWSDRVTFNSTSSSLTIRSLQLEDSGVYTLQAVNSFRAQLTLSVQVPISGVTLRANAINLVEFNDTAVLTCSVLNGSSLSYVWLKGNSEVTDGGGVQFSNGNATLTMVGVTRYDEGPFRCNVSNGLGHEISLPVRLNISYGPYNTSMTIMPMRSTYKTGSNITLSCSAESSPQAMFQWMFNWMYLNKSGPLLQLERVTVSDSGTYKCIIHNTVTARFSSESAMIRIVEPIVAVAVSHTGRLPILHYQFILDCEVTGTVASIWWWKNGEPITADNTTLIDQDNRTLTLNPVQLSDTGDYQCQALNAVSNMTSSPYTVRVNYGPMKPVIVGPSMALMGTLQTLNCSSASYPPSHISWHFNNTQLATTSELTIGPLTLNMSGIYTCMAVNNITSNNSTAYMMLSVLTPVTMALVKIVRAQPIQNHTLTLTCETAGSVDRIIWMYNSSPLYPDSTRHFSMDNATLTFNPVMKSDDGNYQCVASNPFSRLSSQNFTLEVFYGPQMPTIMGPNVVKTGDNVTLSCYASSNPPSSYKWFFNDTLMANTSEYTTPPVTKDMSGMYTCVAYNNITHKTSTAYTKLTVFDGFEHVQVEPPMDPAIEGDFYQLTCNVTGPVGHVYWMKNGEPLHEDNRTVFHMENKMVTFNPVEQNDTGDYQCVATNAVWNMTSPPYRLLVNYGPEKPMIYGPAFGETGHNVTFSCSAMSVPPCEFSWLFNGSSVGNNSEYTTERLSFNMSGEYTCVASNNVTKQISNITKMLTVIEAIESVMIKNNTVPINSENFTLTCDVVGPYDAIYWMKDNKYLAMTNSSSQSKMSYHAINNTLHFTPVTMDNDGVYHCVAVNQAGPHRSPKYNLLVNYGPLHLKISGPFITGIKNYVTMVCSADSRPDCKYQWFFKTQSSVVVAAGPVITFPSKKENEGMYICKARNPVTNITLYETQTFTFSASALHLPSRGGLMLMGVFALSVSRLFS